DNA sequence from the Thermus caldifontis genome:
GATTGCCGAGAAACCCTATGTGCTCAACGTGAAGAACACCCTGGAGGCCACCCAGCGGGAACGGGTCTTCCGGCCAGACCCCGCCCGCCTTTCCGGCACCGGCCTCACCCCCTCGGACGTGGCCCAGGCCCTAAGGCTTTACCTCTCGGGCACCCAGGCGGCCACCGCCAGGAGAAGCGGCGAGGAGCTGGCCGTGGTGGTCCAAGCCGATCCCTTACGCCTGGGCCGGGAAACGGATCTCCTTTCCCTTCCCATCTATGCCCCCGCCCTGGGAAGCTTCCTGCCCTTAGGGAGCCTAGGACGGCTTGACGAGCGGCCGGGACCCACCTTGATCTCGAGGCGCAACCAGGCCTACGCCGCAGGCATCAACATCAACCTGAAGCCCGATGCCCCTGGAAGCTTCCAGATCCAACGGGAGCTGGAGGCCGAGCTCAAGGAGAAGGGGCTTCTGGGCGATGGGGTGGAGCTTTTGGCCACGGGGCTGGGGAGCTTCACCGGGGAACTGGCCCGCCTGGCCCCCCTGGCCTTCGCCCTGGCCCTGGTCCTCAACTACCTGGTCATCGCCAGCCAGTTCAACGCTTGGCGCTACCCCCTTTACCTCCTCCTCCCCGTGCCCTTAGCCTTGGTGGGCGCCTTTTGGCTCACCTACCTTTTGGGCACGGGCCTGGACGTGATCAGCGTCCTGGGGGTGGTGATGCTGATCGGCCTGGTGACCAAAAACGCCATTTTGCTTCTGGACTTCGCCGTGAAGCGCATGCGGGAAAAACCCCTAAAGGAAGCCCTGGTGGAGGCGGCCCGGCTCCGCTTAAGGCCCATCCTCATGACCAGCCTAACCGTGCTTATCATTAGCCTGCCTTTGCTTCTAGGCACCGGGGAAGGCGCCGAGTACCGTAGACCCTTGGGGGTGATCATCCTGGGGGGGCTCCTTTCCTCCACCCTCCTCACCCTCTTCGTGGTCCCCGCCGCCTTCTACGCCTTTGAGGGGCGGAGGGCCCGGGAAACCGTCCTGAGGTGAGCTATGGACGCTAAAAGGATCCTTCTCCTCTTCCTGGCCGCCGCCTTCCTCCTGGCCCTGGGCGTGGTGGGCGTGGCCCATTACTTTCTGAGGCCTCTCAAGGCAGAAGGCCTGGCTCAGGCCGTCTTGGAGCAAGGGGGCCTCGAGGTGCAGGAGGCCCCGTATGGCCTTGAGCTCATCCCCAAGACCCCCAAGGCCCTCCTGGCCTTTTACCCGGGGGCCCGGGTGGAACCCCTGGCCTACGCCCCGGTCCTGGCCCCCGTGGCCCGGGCGGGGTACCTGGTGGTCCTCCTTAAGGTGCCCTCCGGCATCGCCCTTTTGGGCAAGGAACGGGCGTTGGAGGCCCATAAGGCCTACCCCCACCTGCCCCTGGTGGTGGGAGGGCATAGCCTAGGGGGCGTGGTTGCCGCAGAGCTGGCCGCCCGGGAGGGGCTTCCCCTTATCCTTTTCGCCAGCTACCCCGAGGAGGACCTAAGCGGGGAAACCCTCCCCACCCTGGCCCTCTACGGCACCGAGGATGGCCTTCTGCCCCTCGAGGAAGCCCGACAAAAGGCCCAGCGCTTACCCAAGCATGCCCGGGTGGTTTTCATAGAAGGCCTGAACCACGCGGGCTTCGGGGCCTATGGCTCCCAGAAGGGTGACCGGCCCGCGGGAAGGCCCCGGGAGGCCCTTTGGCGGGAGATTGCGGAAGAGGTGCTCCTTTTCCTGGAAGGCTTGGACCTTACCGCACCACCCCCACCCCAGACCCTCCATCCGGGAAGTGGTATAGTGGGGAAAGCCGGGGCGGGCGCCCCCCCTCGGAACACTTCCCCCTAAAACCCATCCCTAGCCCAGCCCTGCCCCCATGGGGGTGGCCCTGCCGTCTAGGGAAAGGGGGGAAGGGAAAGGAGCACGCATGAAGGATAGTTTCCAAACACTTAAGACCCTTAACACCCCAAGCGGCACCTACGCCTACTTCGACCTTACGGAACTGGAGAGGAAGGGCCTTGCCGAGGTAAGCCGGCTCCCCTTCTCCATCCGTATCATGCTGGAAAGCCTCCTGAGAAACGAGGACGGCTACCAGGTAACCAAGGAGGACATAGAGGCCCTGGCCCGCTGGACTCCAGAGCCGGGGGAGATCAACGTGCCCCTGAAGCTGGCCCGCGTCATCCTGCAGGACTTCACCGGGGTGCCGGCGGTGGTGGACCTGGCGGCCATGCGGGACGCCGTGGCCGAGCGGGGCGGGGACCCCAGGCGCATCAACCCCGTGGTGCCTGCCGATCTGGTCATCGACCACTCGGTGCAGGTGGATGCCTTCGGCACCGCCTACGCCTTCTTTTACAACGTGGAAAAGGAGTACGAAAGGAACCGGGAGCGCTACCTCCTCCTCAAGTGGGCCCAAGGGGCCCTGGAAAACTTCCGGGTGGTGCCCCCCGGCACCGGCATCGTTCACCAGGTGAACCTGGAGTACCTGGCCAAGGTGGTGATGACCCAGCAGGTGGAGGGCCTCACCCTGGCCTTCCCCGATAGCCTGGTGGGCACCGACAGCCACACCACCATGGTGAACGGCCTGGGTGTTTTGGGCTGGGGCGTGGGGGGCATAGAGGCCGAGGCGGTGATGCTGGGACAGCCCTACTACATGCTGGCCCCGAAGGTGGTGGGCTTTAAGCTTTACGGGGAGCTTCCCGAAGGGGCCACGGCCACCGACTTAGTCCTCACCATCACCGAGATCCTGCGCAAACACGGGGTGGTGGGCAAGTTCGTGGAGTTCTACGGCCCAGGGGTGGCCAGGCTCTCCCTGGCGGACCGGGCCACCATCGCCAACATGGCCCCCGAGTACGGGGCCACCATGGGCTTCTTCCCCGTGGACGAGGAAACCCTGAACTACCTTAGGCTCACGGGCCGCCCCGAGGAGCTGGTGGAGCTGGTGGAAGCCTACACCAAGGCGGTAGGGCTTTTCCGCACCCCCGAGGCCGAGGAAAAGGTCCGCTACTCGGAAACCCTGGAGCTGGACCTCTCCACGGTGGAGCCCTCCCTGGCCGGCCCCAAAAGGCCCCAGGACCGGGTGGCCCTTAGGGAGGTGAAGGGAAGCTTCCTCGCCCACCTCACCAAGCCGGTGAAGGAACGGGGGTTTGGGCTTGGGCCAGACCAGCTTGGCAAGAAGGTCCTGGTCAAGCGGCACGACGAGGAGTTTGAGCTCGCCCACGGCTCGGTGGTTATCGCCGCCATCACCAGCTGCACCAACACCTCCAACCCCACGGTGATGCTGGGAGCCGGGCTTTTGGCCAAGAAGGCGGTGGAGGCGGGGCTGGACACCAAGCCCTGGGTGAAAAGCTCCCTGGCCCCAGGTTCCAAGGTGGTCACGGACTACCTGGAAGCCAGCGGGCTTTTGCCCTTCCTCGAGGCCCTGCGCTTCCACGTGGTGGGCTACGGGTGCACCACCTGCATCGGCAACTCCGGTCCCCTGCCCGAGGACATCGCCAAGGCGGTGGAGGAGGGGAACCTGGTGGTGGCCGCGGTGCTCTCCGGGAACCGCAACTTCGAAGGGCGCATCAACCCCCACGTGAAGGCCAACTACCTGGCAAGCCCCATGCTGGTGGTGGCCTACGCCCTGGCAGGGCGGATGGACATCGACTTCACCCAGGAACCCCTGGGCCACGACCCCAACGGCAAGCCCGTCTACCTCAAGGACATCTGGCCCTCCATGGAGGAGATCCGGGAGGCCATGGCCAAGACCCTGGACCCCGAGCTCTTCAAGAAGGAGTACGCCAAGGTCTTTGAGGGGGATGAGCGCTGGCAGGGCCTACCCGCCCCCACCGGGGAGCTTTTCGGCTGGGACCCCGAGAGCACCTACATCCAAAAGCCCCCCTTCTTCCAGAACCTGGGCCAGCACCGGGTGGGGGATATCCGGGGGGCCCGGGTGCTTCTGGTCCTAGGGGATTCCGTGACCACCGACCACATCTCCCCCGCCGGGGCCATCCCCGTGAAGAGCCCGGCGGGCCAGTACCTGATCTCCAAGGGGGTCAAGCCGGAGGACTTCAACTCCTACGGCTCCCGGCGGGGCAACCACCAGGTGATGATGCGGGGCACCTTCGCCAACATCCGCATCAAGAACCTGATGCTGGATGGGGTGGAAGGGGGCTATGCGAAGAAGCTTCCCGAAGGCGAGGTGGATTTCGTCTACCACGTGGCCATGCGCTACCAGGAGGAGGGCACACCCCTTTTGGTGATCGCCGGTAAGGAGTACGGCACGGGCAGTAGCCGCGACTGGGCCGCCAAGGGCACCTTCCTCCTGGGCATCAAGGCGGTGCTGGCGGAAAGCTTTGAAAGGATCCACCGCTCCAACCTGGTGGGGATGGGGGTCCTGCCCCTGGAGTTCTTGCCCGGGGAGAACCGGGAAACCCTGGGCCTCACGGGCTACGAGGTCTACGACATCCTAGGCCTTCAGGACCTAACCCCCCGCAAAAAGGTGGAGGTGGTGGCGAGAAGGGAAGACGGCACGGAGGTTCGCTTCCAGGCCACCGCCCGCCTGGACACCCCGGTGGAGGTGGACTACTACAGGAACGGGGGCATCCTCCAAACCGTGCTCCTCAACATGCTGAAGGAGGCCAAGGCCCAGTAGCCTAGGACAGGAAGGCCCCGGGGCATAGCCCCGGGGCCTTCTTATACCACCCCACCCTGGCTTGCGCCAGGGTGGGGGCCCCGGAAAACGCCTTGGGTGGCGGAGAACCCGGCGTAACTCAGGGAAGGATACCCGGTTATTAGGAGGGCGCTAAAGCCCTGCGCCGATCTCCAGATGGGGGTTGGGGCGGCCCCCCTCCTCCGCCTCCCGGGCCTCAATCTTGCCCTTGATGCGCTTTAAGCGGAAGGTATCCTCCCTTTCCCGTTGCTCCAGGACCTGCTGGATGAAGCGGATCTGGGAGCGGATCCCGGGGATCACCACCTGCTCCAGGGCGTTCACCCGGCGGGTGGTCTTCTTGATCTCCTCCCCGATCTTCTTGAGGCGGGTTTCCGTGTTGGCCACCTGGATCAGGGCCTCGGCGTAACGGCGGAAGGCCCGGGCGGCCTCCAGGGTGTAGGCGGGGGTGCCCACCGGGGAAAGAAGGGCCCCATCGGAAAAGGTGACCCTAAGCCTGGGCACCTTGCTCCCCCAGACGTTTTCCACCTCCGCCTCCACCTTTTCCAAGGGACGCACCCCCAGGGCCGCCGCGGCCACCGCCTCCGGCCCGTCAAAGGCCTGGGCCAGGATCAAGGCCCCGTAGGCTTCCTGGGCCGCCTGGTTCAGGGCCTTGCGGGCCTCGAGGGCCTCCCGCACCAGGCCGAAGAACTCCGCCACCAAGGCATCCCGCTTCTTCTTGAGGAGGTCCACCCCCTTCTGCGCCAGGCGCATCTGGCCGCGCCGCTGCAGAAGGTTCATGCGGGTGGGGCTTACCTGGCTCATGGGGCCTCCTTAGTCCAGGGCCTGGGGAGCACCCCAGATCTCCTCCAGCTTCTGCCCGTAGTACTTACCGATGTGGTCGCGGGAAATCCGCTTAAGCTCGCCCTGGGGCAGCATGGAAAGCAGGGCCCAGGCGATCTGCAGGCTCTCCTCAATGGAGCGGTTCTGCTGCCCCTGGTTGATGAAGTGCTTCTCAAAGGCGTCGGCGAACTGCAGGTAGCGCCGGTCGTTTTCCGTGAGGGCATCCTCGCCGATGATGGCCACCAGCTTGCGGATGTCCACCCCGTTGGCGTAGGCGGAGTAGAGCTGGTCGGAAACCTGCTTGTGGTCCTCCCGG
Encoded proteins:
- the acnA gene encoding aconitate hydratase AcnA; this translates as MKDSFQTLKTLNTPSGTYAYFDLTELERKGLAEVSRLPFSIRIMLESLLRNEDGYQVTKEDIEALARWTPEPGEINVPLKLARVILQDFTGVPAVVDLAAMRDAVAERGGDPRRINPVVPADLVIDHSVQVDAFGTAYAFFYNVEKEYERNRERYLLLKWAQGALENFRVVPPGTGIVHQVNLEYLAKVVMTQQVEGLTLAFPDSLVGTDSHTTMVNGLGVLGWGVGGIEAEAVMLGQPYYMLAPKVVGFKLYGELPEGATATDLVLTITEILRKHGVVGKFVEFYGPGVARLSLADRATIANMAPEYGATMGFFPVDEETLNYLRLTGRPEELVELVEAYTKAVGLFRTPEAEEKVRYSETLELDLSTVEPSLAGPKRPQDRVALREVKGSFLAHLTKPVKERGFGLGPDQLGKKVLVKRHDEEFELAHGSVVIAAITSCTNTSNPTVMLGAGLLAKKAVEAGLDTKPWVKSSLAPGSKVVTDYLEASGLLPFLEALRFHVVGYGCTTCIGNSGPLPEDIAKAVEEGNLVVAAVLSGNRNFEGRINPHVKANYLASPMLVVAYALAGRMDIDFTQEPLGHDPNGKPVYLKDIWPSMEEIREAMAKTLDPELFKKEYAKVFEGDERWQGLPAPTGELFGWDPESTYIQKPPFFQNLGQHRVGDIRGARVLLVLGDSVTTDHISPAGAIPVKSPAGQYLISKGVKPEDFNSYGSRRGNHQVMMRGTFANIRIKNLMLDGVEGGYAKKLPEGEVDFVYHVAMRYQEEGTPLLVIAGKEYGTGSSRDWAAKGTFLLGIKAVLAESFERIHRSNLVGMGVLPLEFLPGENRETLGLTGYEVYDILGLQDLTPRKKVEVVARREDGTEVRFQATARLDTPVEVDYYRNGGILQTVLLNMLKEAKAQ
- a CDS encoding alpha/beta hydrolase, with translation MDAKRILLLFLAAAFLLALGVVGVAHYFLRPLKAEGLAQAVLEQGGLEVQEAPYGLELIPKTPKALLAFYPGARVEPLAYAPVLAPVARAGYLVVLLKVPSGIALLGKERALEAHKAYPHLPLVVGGHSLGGVVAAELAAREGLPLILFASYPEEDLSGETLPTLALYGTEDGLLPLEEARQKAQRLPKHARVVFIEGLNHAGFGAYGSQKGDRPAGRPREALWREIAEEVLLFLEGLDLTAPPPPQTLHPGSGIVGKAGAGAPPRNTSP
- the atpD gene encoding V-type ATP synthase subunit D; translated protein: MSQVSPTRMNLLQRRGQMRLAQKGVDLLKKKRDALVAEFFGLVREALEARKALNQAAQEAYGALILAQAFDGPEAVAAAALGVRPLEKVEAEVENVWGSKVPRLRVTFSDGALLSPVGTPAYTLEAARAFRRYAEALIQVANTETRLKKIGEEIKKTTRRVNALEQVVIPGIRSQIRFIQQVLEQREREDTFRLKRIKGKIEAREAEEGGRPNPHLEIGAGL